In Streptacidiphilus sp. P02-A3a, the DNA window AGGTCGTCGATCTCCCGGACGGTCAGCTCCCGGTCCAGGAACTCGTTCAACCAGGAAACAGGAACTCGCATATGACGCTCCATCAGTAGGTCTGGGTGAGCACGCCCAGATCGTTGTCGAGGAAGTGGCGGATGTCCCCGACCCGGTGACGGATCGCCAGGACCCGTTCCAGGGAGACCGCCAGCGACAGGGCCCGTACCCCGGGGGCCGCTCCGGCCGCACGCAGCACCGCCTGCGACAACATCCCCCCGGAGAGCACCTCCAGGTGTCCGCTGCCCAGGCACAGGTCGCAACCCGCCGCCCCGCAGGGGGTGCAGGCGACGTCGACGGCGAGCCCGGGTGAGACGTAGGGCAGCGTGCGGTACCGCAGCCGCGCGTGCACGTCGTCGCCGAGGACCTCCGCGCAGAGCCCCAGCGCCAGGCCCTTGAGGTCGCTCAGCCGTACCCGCGGGCCCACGGCCACGGCCTCGGACTGGTGGAACTGGGTCACGAACCGGGGGCCGGGGGTGGTCCGGCGGTGGCACGGCCCGGTGACCTGGAACCGGGAGGTCCCGTCCGCCGTCCGCTCGCCCAGCAGCCGCAGCACGGACGCGGTGGTGTGGCCGCGCAGCACCGTCCCGTCCTCGGTGAAGTAGCTGAGCTGCGGGCTGCGGGTGGGGTGGTCGGCCGGAACGCCCAGGAGGTCGAAGCTGTGGGCCACGTCCTCGATCTGGTCGGACTCGCGGCGGGTGAAGCCCATCCGGGCGAAGTAGTGGGCGACCTCCTCGGTCAGCCGGCTGATCGGGTGCGGCTGGTACGGGAGCGGCTGCGCCGGCGCCTGGCCCGGGTCGATGACCTGGGCCGGACGCTCGTCAGCCGGGCCGGAACCGTGCGCCTCCGCGCGCCGTTGCCGCAGGGCCCGGTCCAACTCGGCGGTGGCCTCGGCGAGTCGGCGGCCCAGCTCGGGCCGGTGCTCCGGCGGGGCCTGGCCGACCCGGGGGCGGCACCGCGCCAACTGCCCCTGGCGGCCCAGATACCGCCGCTCCCAGGCGTCCAGGGCCTCCTCGGCGGCCGGGCTCTCGGACAGTTCGCGCAGGGCGTGGTCACGCAGTTCCTGGACCAGCTCCTGCGACAACGGCTCCCGGTGGACGGGTGCGGGACCGGCTGCGGACATGGGTCCTCCCTGATCGGTGCTCCCCGTGCCCGGGCACGGCTGAACGGTGGTCCCGGCGCCCGGCTGCGGCTTCCGGACCTTATGGTGCAGGAGCGGGAAGTCGCCACGCAATGGCAGGGGCGACGGTATCGGTGTTCCTTGGAAAGCGTTTGTCCGTGTTCGGCACGCCGGTTATTTGCGGACTGACAGCAACTTCCCCCGAGCACCCCGTGGTAGCGGCGGTGAGGCCGTGGATATGGTCCTGGCATCGCTTCTGGCCGATGCTACGAGAGGTAGTCGCATGAGTTCCTGGGATGCGGAGACGTACGGAAGTCGCTGGTCGGAGATCTACGACGGACTGCCTTGGCCGGGCCCCGACCAGGCCGTCGATTTCCTTGCGAAGCTGGCGGGAAACGGTCCGGTGCTGGAGCTCGCCATCGGCACGGGACGTATCGCGGTCCCGCTCGTCGAACGCGGCATCGAGGTCCACGGGATCGATTCCTCGGACGAGATGACGGAGAAGCTGCGGGAAAAGGAGGGCGGCGCCGGTATTCCCGTCACGAAAGCGGACATCTCCGCTTTCAAGGTGGAGCAGTCCTACTCGCTCGCCTTTCTGGTGCTGAACACCGTGTACGCCCTGCAGACGCAGGAGGCGCAGCTGTCCTGCTTCGCCAGCGCGGCCGCCGCCCTCGAACCGGGCGGACACTTCGTGGTCGAGGCGTTCATGCCGGACCCCACCCGCTTCCGGCGCAACTCGTGGACCCAGGTCCACGACATCGGCCTGGACCACGTGCTGATCGAGGCGGACAAGCACGACCCCTCGACCCAGCAGATCCTGGAGCAGCACATCCACCTGAACCAGGGCAAGGTCGAGTTGTTCCCGGCCTTCCTGCGCTACGTCTGGCCCTCGGAGATGGACCTGATGGCGCGGCTGGCCGGGATGAGCCTGGTCGAGCGCTTCGGCGGCTGGCTCGGCGAGCCGTTCAACGCCCGCTCCGGCAACCAGGTGTCGGTCTACCGGCGCGACGCGGTCTGACGCCCGGCCGATGGACGCCACACGAGAAGCGGTGCCGCCCGGGGCGCCGGGACGGCCGCCCGCCGAACTCGCGCTCGGAGCACGACGGCAGATCCTGCGCTTCGCCCGGGACCAGCAGGTCCACCTGGGCTCATCGCTTTCCGTGGTCGACCTGCTCGTCGCCGTCCTGCGGGAGTCGGGAGGGCTCGCCGCCGACCGGGCGGACCCGGACCGTCCGCGCCTGGTCCTCAGCAAGGGGCACGCGGTCTGGGCCCTGTACGCGGTCCTGGCCGAACACGGGCTGCTCGACCCGGAACGGCCCGGCCCCTGGGCCGGACACCCGACGGACGGCCTGCCCGGTGTCGACGCGGCCACCGGCGCGCTGGGCCACGGCCTGTCGATCGGGGCCGGACTGGCGGAGGCGGCCAGGCTCCGGGGAAGCGACCGCCGCACCTATGTGGTGCTGGGCGACGGCGAGTTGAACGAGGGCTCGGTGTGGGAGGCGGTGATGTTCGCCGCCCACCGGCGACTGGACCGGCTGGTCGCCCTGGTCGACGTCAACGGCATGCAGCAGGAGGGCGCCACCGCCGACCTGCTCGACCTGCGGCCGCTCGACGAGAAGTGGCGGGCCTTCGGCTGGCGGGTGCTGCCGGTCGACGGACACGACCACCCGGCCCTGCGGGCCGCCCTGTCGGAGGCCGCCGAACCGACCGGCAGGCCCACGGTGCTGCTCGCGCACACGGTGAAGGGGAAGGGGGTGCCGTTCATGGAGCACAGCGCGCACTGGCACACCGGGACGCTGGACCAGGCCCAGTTCGCGGCCGCGCTGGCCGCCCTCGGCACGGACGGGACCGGGAACGATGACTGAGCCGCTGCTCCGGCCGGAGCGCACCCGGAGCATGCGGCCCGCGGTCGCCCTGGCGCTGGCGGAACTCGGCGACCGGCTCCCGGAACTGGTCGTGCTGACCGCCGACGGCCAGGCCCTGGCCACGGCCTTCGCCGCGCGGCACCCCGAGCGGTTCATCGACGTGGGCATCGCCGAGAGCAACCTGATGGGCGTGGCCGCCGGACTGGCCCGGACCGGCTACCGGGTCGTCGTCTGCGGGATGGCGCCGTTCCTGGTGCGCCGGGCGGCCGAGCAGCTGCGGATCGACATCTGCCGCCCCGGCCTGGACGTCACCGTCCTGGGCGTCGGCGGCGGCCTGGGCTACGGCACCCTGGGCGCCACGCACCACGTCCCGGAGGACCTGGGCGCGCTGTCCGTGATGCCCGGTACCCGGGTGTACTGCCCGGCGGACGCCCGGGAGGCCGACTGGGCGGTACGGGACGCGGTGCTCGGCGCCGGTCCCGGCTACGTCCGGCTCGGCGCGCGGGAGGACCGGCTGGTCCACCCGCCCGACGCGGTCTTCTCCACCGACGAGCCCCGTACCTTCGGCGGGCCGGCCGAGGCGGTGGTGGTCGCGGCCGGGGGCACCGTGGCCGAGGCCCTGGACGCCGCCGAGCTGGTCCGGGAGCGGGGCCCGCGGGTCCAGGTGCTCGGCCTGGCCACGGTCTCGCCCTTCCCCCGGGCGGCCCTGCTGCGCGCGGTCGCCGGGGCCTCGACCGTGGTCACGGTGGAGGAGCACTACGGCCTCGGGGGCCTGGCCAGCCGGGTCGCGGCCGCCCTGGCCGGACGCTGGCGGGGCTCCTTCCACGCGCTGGCCGTCGACGACCGGTCGGCCCCGGTGCTGGACCGGGCCGGGCTCTTCCGCTTCTACGGAATCGACTCAGCCGCGATCGCCCGCGTACTGACGGAATCGCACACGACTTCGGAGTGATCTGATGCGTATCCTCCTCGGAGCCCAGAGCTGCGGCTTTGGGCCGATATCCAAACTCACCGCGGTCTCCCGCGCCCTGGACGGCCACTACCGCGTCTGCGCCGGGGCCACCGTCGCCGCGGACTTCGCCCAGCAGAACGCCGACGCCTTCGACGAGCTCATCGACACCGGAGCCGACGCGGGGGCACTGGACCGGGAGATCCAACTCGCCGACTGGGTGGTCTCGGTCATGGACGCGGACCTGGTGTTCCGCGCCGTCACCGCCGGACGCCCGGTGATGCTCGTGGACAGCCTGCTGGCCTTCTGGAAGCTGGACACCCCCGCCGAGCGGATCGCCGAACTGTGCGACCGCTCCCGCCGTACCGGTTTCGCCACCCTGGCCGAGGACCTGGCCGGGCTGTCACCGCACGAGCAGATCTACGCGGCGCACCTGCTCGCGGACGTCTCGGCGGCGCAGAACTTCCCGGGCGCGGCCGAGCGGATCAGCCGGCTCTACGCGCTCGGCGCCACCCGGGTGCACCTGACCGGACCGATCGTGGACGAGCCGGCCCTGGCCGACGTCCCCCGGGAGGCCGACGACGCGGTCGACGTCATGATCAACATCGGCGGCTTCAAGAACTTCCTGCTCGACTACTCCCGCAACAACGAGTACCTGCGCCTGGTCTCGCGCTGGGTCCCCGACCTGCTGTCCGACTGGCCGGGGTTCGACCGGATCTCGGTCTGCGGCGGCGGATACGCGGGCGACCGGGCGGCCCGGACGGTCATCGGGGGACGGGTCGCGGAGTTCCACTGCCTGCCGCAGCGCACCTTCATCCCGGCCGTGGCCTCCGCCCGCCACTACCTGCTCACCCCCGGGCTGACGGCCATCCACGAGTCGCTGCTGCTCGGCCACCTGCCGATGGCGCTGCCCGAGCAGCACTACGGACACATCACCAACCTCGAAGGACTGTCGGGAACCGTGCTCGAACGCCACGGCAGCCGCTTCGCCGGGCTCATCGAGGACTACCAGGTGCCCGCCGACGACTTCGACGGCACCGCCGCCATCGTCCGCCACGTCGGACGTCTGCTGGAGGACGACACCGCCTACGCGCGGTTCCGGCGCGGCATGAACGAGCACCTGGAGGCCTTCACCGCCCTCGACGAGGCGACCCGGGCGGCCGGGGTCGCCGAACTGCGCGCGCTGCTGCACGGCCCGTCCTTCTCGTCGCTGCTCGGCGGGATCCTGCCCGCCCCGGCCGGCCAACTGATCGGGGAGGTCCGGTGAGCACCCTGCTCCGGGACGACTGCCTGGCGCGGACCAGCGAGGCACTGATCGACCTGCACCGCCGCCTCGACGGCGCCACCGCGGCCGAGATCAGCTTCCGCACCTGGACTCCGCGCAGCGAACGCAAGCAGCGCCAGCGGCTGTTCGTGGAGACCACCGTCCACGGCGAGGCCCGCTACGTGGCCAAGGTCCCGCTGGACCCGGACGACGCCATGGTCGACCGCGAGTGGTCGATCCTGACCGGACTCGACGGGCTCGACCTGCCGCGCCCGCGTCCGGTCGGCCGCCTCGGCCGCGGCTTCGTGATGAGCTACGTGCCGTTCAGCGACTTCCCGGCGTTCATGGCCGCCTCCGCCCCGGACGAGTGGCCCGACCTGCTGTGCGCGGGGGTGGAACTCGCCGCCCGGCTGCACCGGCAGGGACCCAGGCCGACCGGGGTCACCCCCCGGGCCGTGGCCGCGACCTACCTGCCGGACCGGCTCGGCCTGCCGCAGGCCACGCTGGACTGGCTGGACCGGGCCGACATCGCCCCCACGCACGGCGACCTCGGCCCCTGGAACCTGCGGGTGGACCAGCACGGCCGGCTCGCGCTGATCGACTGGGAGGACTACCGCCCGATCGGCCTGCCCGCGCTGGACGTCCTCAACCTGGTGATCACCGCGGCCCTGATCGCCTTCCCCGACTACCCGGAACGCGGCTTCGACTGGCTCTACGACCAGGTCTTCCACGAGCGGAACCCGTTCCGTACCGCCGCCGACCGGGCGCTGAACCGGTACGCGCTGCTCACCGGGCAGGACGTGGAGGCCGTCGTGGGGCTGACCCCGGTGCTGTGCCACTGGATGATCCGCCGCATCGCCGACCAGGGACGGCCGACCGGCCACCTGTTCTTCGGCCCGTTCACCGAGCGCTTCGAGGCCGAGACCCCGCGCTGGTCGGGCGGCGGCCGTGGCTGAGCCGGAGCGGGAGCCACTGGACGCCGTGGTCATCGGGGCCGGTCCGGCCGGGCTGTTCGCCGCCTGGAGCCTGGCCACCGGCGGCGCCCGGGTGGCGCTGCTGGAGGCCGGCGGCGACATGCGGCAGAGCCTGTGCCCCAAGGTGTCCGTGCGGATGCGGGGCCGTACCGTCCGCGCCGCCGAGAAGTTCCGGCTCCAGTGCAACCGCTGCGACTGCCTGACCGGCCTGGGCGGGGCGGCCTTCCACTTCGACACCAACCTCGGCTACGTCAGCGGCCTGTCCCAGTCGAAGATCGAGAACGACGGCCGCGGCGGCTTCCGGACCTACAGCGGCCTGGAACGGACGCTCGGGGACTTCGGCCGCGCGGCGGCCTCGGTCCA includes these proteins:
- a CDS encoding transketolase; translated protein: MDATREAVPPGAPGRPPAELALGARRQILRFARDQQVHLGSSLSVVDLLVAVLRESGGLAADRADPDRPRLVLSKGHAVWALYAVLAEHGLLDPERPGPWAGHPTDGLPGVDAATGALGHGLSIGAGLAEAARLRGSDRRTYVVLGDGELNEGSVWEAVMFAAHRRLDRLVALVDVNGMQQEGATADLLDLRPLDEKWRAFGWRVLPVDGHDHPALRAALSEAAEPTGRPTVLLAHTVKGKGVPFMEHSAHWHTGTLDQAQFAAALAALGTDGTGNDD
- a CDS encoding transketolase family protein, with the protein product MTEPLLRPERTRSMRPAVALALAELGDRLPELVVLTADGQALATAFAARHPERFIDVGIAESNLMGVAAGLARTGYRVVVCGMAPFLVRRAAEQLRIDICRPGLDVTVLGVGGGLGYGTLGATHHVPEDLGALSVMPGTRVYCPADAREADWAVRDAVLGAGPGYVRLGAREDRLVHPPDAVFSTDEPRTFGGPAEAVVVAAGGTVAEALDAAELVRERGPRVQVLGLATVSPFPRAALLRAVAGASTVVTVEEHYGLGGLASRVAAALAGRWRGSFHALAVDDRSAPVLDRAGLFRFYGIDSAAIARVLTESHTTSE
- a CDS encoding phosphotransferase family protein; the encoded protein is MSTLLRDDCLARTSEALIDLHRRLDGATAAEISFRTWTPRSERKQRQRLFVETTVHGEARYVAKVPLDPDDAMVDREWSILTGLDGLDLPRPRPVGRLGRGFVMSYVPFSDFPAFMAASAPDEWPDLLCAGVELAARLHRQGPRPTGVTPRAVAATYLPDRLGLPQATLDWLDRADIAPTHGDLGPWNLRVDQHGRLALIDWEDYRPIGLPALDVLNLVITAALIAFPDYPERGFDWLYDQVFHERNPFRTAADRALNRYALLTGQDVEAVVGLTPVLCHWMIRRIADQGRPTGHLFFGPFTERFEAETPRWSGGGRG
- a CDS encoding class I SAM-dependent methyltransferase — protein: MSSWDAETYGSRWSEIYDGLPWPGPDQAVDFLAKLAGNGPVLELAIGTGRIAVPLVERGIEVHGIDSSDEMTEKLREKEGGAGIPVTKADISAFKVEQSYSLAFLVLNTVYALQTQEAQLSCFASAAAALEPGGHFVVEAFMPDPTRFRRNSWTQVHDIGLDHVLIEADKHDPSTQQILEQHIHLNQGKVELFPAFLRYVWPSEMDLMARLAGMSLVERFGGWLGEPFNARSGNQVSVYRRDAV